In Zingiber officinale cultivar Zhangliang chromosome 1A, Zo_v1.1, whole genome shotgun sequence, a genomic segment contains:
- the LOC122028252 gene encoding uncharacterized protein LOC122028252, translating into MGGHLLRHHLLLPLIISLFILSYSKKAFADPGAYSSSGRTSGSRVEWQALTKGNFSSQIRLHPQILLVVTVPWSGEARTLMKEVSYLVANDEKLKFLKLMVINRNSEKMLAEILGAIDEITIYYYHNSVSHKYHGRSSAQSLLFSVRFFLSLKPDEIPLKPVQTPEDLENFFKSTDKAVLLLEFCGWSAKLMAKKHNENSGTPMPSFNYSENVGIPTPSISSDPLGGFDIEQRKGNEDRLTCGVEDGLASLDWFNEYTLANHSAPEQLENGGSNMSCTTEEFKQFESFFNQFTSIAREYFLPPEKQRFGLISEISLLPFLNLTSPDKWLVVLHVSGCSNCTMIVPEGDDLRKILQTHQSIVMEFDDDLEPAFPANRPSIILFIDRYSESLKVREESKLSLEVLRKFASQNQLSYQTDGQKNKRNIGGSLEEAFSRAWNRNVPISSGHLTRKASPKIVKIQDNMTIMIVNEGKEISLQNTALENHNNPVYDILTQLLQKENPALRVKETKISEVAKKAGFELLSDDFEVQTVESPFPHNGDDQFSEVIMTSITLLNDPQEPTDSHHDANSVLFSDKENRIENEGKQSVYSDVDILEPDEVTLGEREHAKPLIESIKEVPDKCDSKETLVCKGDQIYEQETGLTYNDEHLVCLEQDMPKSEGYLQQEETNKTDPAPTTPTSNHLETDFVPSSSVLSAGNDIEITETSITLQKLNELGYQHHPFLGSFFFADGNYQLLRTLTTGSRIPTLVILDPLQQEHYVLPEEIDISYPSVVDFLQKYLDKNLTPYQHLESSPKIFREMPKPPFVKSDFHEVDFIPQVTGSTFCDLVMGFKPCEISSNLPFPSSKDVKPAWMVDVLVLFSNSWCGFCQRMELIVREVHRAFKNFMDFSLIQSTSGDPMQIKDKKEDYLLHKFPKVLLMDCTFNDCGLFLKPLGKKENYPVALLFPAENKSAVTYEGDISVVSIMEFILSHGSNSHHLNMHRGLLRTHSRKVTRDEEISYPTSLTIDEQAHSASEKCNELILNEATTADSRHPLEPDSPVTFLDQHKHVLVGSILTATDKLLNAAPFDHSRVLIVTVDQNQGFQGLIINKRISWDVFKDMSSDLISLKQAPLFYGGPVALQNLPLVSLVRKPKVGYIKITKSVYFGNPSVTRQVIGELTSMKESIDDYWFFLGFSSWRYDQLFNELAEGAWHSSSQPVEHLDWPEV; encoded by the exons CCTTCTCGTGGTCACTGTCCCTT GGTCTGGTGAAGCACGAACATTAATGAAGGAAGTCTCATACTTGGTGGCCAATGACGAGAAacttaaatttctaaaactaATGGTTATTAACAGGAATTCTGAGAAGATGCTAGCTGAGATCCTTGGTGCTATAGATGAGATAACAATATACTACTATCATAATTCAGTGTCACACAAGTATCATGGGAGATCCAGCGCACAAAGTTTACTATTTTCAGTCCGTTTCTTTTTGTCACTTAAGCCCGATGAGATTCCTCTGAAGCCTGTGCAAACTCCAGAAGatcttgaaaactttttcaaatcaACAGATAAAGCTGTTCTTCTACTTGAGTTTTGTGGATGGTCAGCCAAACTGATGGCCAAAAAGCACAATGAAAATTCTGGGACTCCCATGCCCTCATTCAATTATTCAGAGAATG TTGGCATACCTACGCCGAGTATTTCTAGTGATCCTCTGGGGGGCTTTGACATAGAACAGCGAAAG GGTAATGAAGACAGACTTACATGTGGTGTTGAAGATGGACTCGCAAGTTTGGATTGGTTTAATGAATATACTTTAGCTAATCATAGTGCTCCAGAACAATTAGAAAATGGAGGTAGTAATATGTCATGTACAACTGAAGAATTTAAGCAGTTTGAATCCTTTTTCAACCAGTTCACTTCTATTGCAAGAGAGTATTTTCTACCGCCTGAGAAGCAAAGATTCGGATTGATATCTGAAATTTCTTTGTTACCCTTTCTCAATCTTACTAGTCCAGATAAATGGCTAGTTGTACTTCATGTCTCTGGATGTTCTAATTGCACAATGATAGTTCCTGAAGGAGATGATCTGAGAAAAATTTTGCAAACACATCAGTCTATAGTGATGGAG TTTGATGATGATCTTGAGCCTGCATTTCCAGCAAACAGACCTTCAATCATTTTATTCATTGATCGATACTCAGAATCGTTGAAAGTTAGAGAAGAGAGCAAGTTATCTCTTGAGGTTCTTAGAAAGTTTGCTTCACAAAATCAGCTTTCCtatcagacagatggacagaaaaataagagaaacatTGGTGGTTCTTTGGAAGAAGCTTTCTCTAGAGCATGGAACAGAAATGTGCCCATTTCCTCTGGTCATCTAACTAGAAAAGCTTCTCCCAAAATTGTGAAAATCCAGGATAATATGACTATTATGATAGTCAATGAAGGGAAGGAAATTTCTCTGCAAAACACTGCCCTTGAAAATCACAACAACCCTGTTTATGATATTCTAACCCAATTACTTCAGAAAGAAAATCCAGCACTGAgagtaaaagaaacaaaaataagtgAAGTAGCAAAGAAAGCTGGTTTTGAGCTCTTATCTGATGATTTTGAAGTGCAAACAGTAGAATCTCCCTTTCCACATAATGGTGATGATCAATTCAGCGAAGTGATTATGACTTCAATCACCTTGTTAAATGATCCTCAGGAACCTACTGACAGTCATCATGATGCAAACAGTGTGTTATTCAGTGATAAAGAAAATAGAATTGAAAATGAAGGAAAGCAATCTGTGTATTCAGATGTTGATATCCTTGAACCTGATGAAGTGACTCTTGGTGAGCGTGAGCATGCTAAACCATTAATTGAATCTATCAAAGAAGTTCCTGATAAATGTGATTCAAAGGAAACACTGGTTTGCAAGGGTGACCAAATTTATGAACAAGAAACAGGATTGACATATAATGATGAACATCTTGTTTGCTTGGAACAGGACATGCCTAAGTCAGAGGGATACCttcaacaagaggaaactaataAAACTGATCCTGCACCAACCACACCAACTTCCAATCATCTTGAGACAGATTTTGTACCCAGTTCTTCAGTTCTTTCTGCAGGGAATGACATAGAAATCACTGAAACATCCATAACATTACAAAAACTAAATGAACTAGGTTATCAGCACCATCCTTTTctaggttcatttttctttgcaGATGGTAATTATCAGTTGCTAAGAACCTTAACTACAGGTTCCAGGATTCCAACCCTAGTAATTCTTGATCCTCTTCAGCAGGAGCACTATGTACTTCCTGAGGAAATAGATATTAGCTATCCTTCTGTAGTTGATTTTCTACAAAAATATCTAGATAAAAATCTTACTCCATATCAACACTTGGAATCATCACCCAAAATTTTTAGGGAGATGCCAAAGCCTCCATTTGTGAAGTCAGATTTTCATGAAGTTGATTTTATACCTCAAGTTACTGGTAGCACCTTTTGCGATCTTGTTATGGGCTTTAAGCCTTGTGAAATCAGTAGTAACCTGCCATTTCCCAGCTCAAAAGATGTTAAACCTGCTTGGATGGTTGATGTTCTTGTGCTTTTTAGCAATTCTTGGTGTGGATTCTGCCAGCGTATGGAGTTAATTGTGCGTGAAGTGCATCGAGCATTTAAGAACTTCATGGATTTCTCATTGATTCAGTCAACTAGCGGTGATCCTATGCAGATCAAAG ATAAGAAAGAAGACTATCTGCTACATAAGTTCCCAAAGGTCCTCTTAATGGACTGTACCTTCAATGACTGTGGTTTATTTTTAAAGCCACTTGGTAAG AAGGAAAACTATCCAGTAGCACTGTTATTTCCAGCAGAGAACAAAAGTGCTGTCACCTATGAGGGAGATATATCAGTTGTTAGCATAATGGAATTTATACTATCTCATGGAAGCAATTCTCATCATCTGAATATGCATAGAG GCCTTCTACGGACACACTCAAGGAAGGTAACAAGGGATGAAGAAATCTCATATCCAACGTCCTTGACAATTGATGAGCAAGCTCATTCCGCTTCCGAGAAGTGCAATGAACTCATTCTTAATGAAGCTACTACTGCAGACAGCAGGCACCCACTTGAACCAGATTCACCAGTCACCTTCCTTGACCAACACAAGCACGTACTCGTTGGATCCATTCTCACTGCCACTGACAAGCTCCTTAATGCTGCTCCATTCGACCACTCTAGAGTCCTTATTGTAACCGTTGACCAGAACCAGGGCTTCCAAGGCTTGATAATCAACAAAAGGATAAGCTGGGATGTGTTCAAAGATATGAGCAGTGATCTAATCTCTCTAAAGCAGGCTCCTCTTTTCTATGGAGGTCCAGTTGCGCTTCAAAATTTGCCCCTTGTCAGCTTGGTCAGGAAACCAAAAGTGGGttatataaaaataacaaaaaGCGTCTATTTTGGCAATCCAAGTGTGACCCGCCAAGTAATCGGAGAACTCACATCAATGAAAGAATCTATTGATGATTATTGGTTCTTTTTGGGTTTCTCAAGTTGGAGATATGACCAACTCTTCAATGAGTTAGCAGAAGGTGCATGGCACTCGAGCTCACAACCTGTTGAACACCTGGATTGGCCAGAAGTTTAA
- the LOC122028258 gene encoding pentatricopeptide repeat-containing protein At1g61870, mitochondrial-like: protein MAAAAACSSALVRSRSAGLSSILRSAFCALAAHADPPASAGLDTISAVKRAILSESDPDRIADLFQSAAHLPRFYTHRPIFSLTVDKLARAKRPDLVDRLLSPLLSDVKCTQNEGFIIRLISLYSSAGMLDHAEATFNRIPQLLGRSGSDKSLSALLFGYFRNRQFDLVIKTFNHAPKQLGAVPGINSYNVLLQTLCQKNDLETARNVIDGMAEKGIAPDIISFNTLLSGYLKNGGDDRFDEILEQISSAGLEPNVVTCNCRISKFCRNSETFKAQELLDVMVSKGIHPNLTTFSTIISGYSAEGNVNAALEVFKRMKVMKRTNKSEGVSPNAYIYCVLVRDLVQKGEFGEALGICQECLNNKYVLPFEVVKALIDGLVKDSRIDEAKDVAAKMRMIVKGSAINSWNELEGELSL from the coding sequence atggccgccgccgccgcctgctCCTCTGCTCTCGTCCGCAGTCGTTCCGCCGGCCTCTCTTCCATCCTCCGATCGGCCTTCTGCGCCCTCGCTGCTCATGCCGATCCCCCCGCCTCCGCCGGTCTGGACACCATCTCTGCCGTCAAACGCGCCATCCTCTCGGAATCGGACCCCGACCGCATCGCCGATCTCTTCCAGTCCGCTGCACACCTTCCCCGCTTCTACACTCACCGCCCCATCTTCTCCCTCACTGTCGACAAGCTCGCCCGCGCCAAACGCCCTGACCTCGTCGACCGCCTCCTGTCCCCGCTCCTATCCGACGTCAAGTGTACCCAAAACGAGGGTTTTATCATCCGCCTCATCTCTCTCTACTCTTCTGCAGGCATGCTCGATCACGCCGAAGCCACTTTCAATCGTATCCCTCAACTCCTTGGTCGGTCCGGCTCCGACAAATCCCTATCTGCCCTCCTTTTCGGTTACTTCCGCAATCGCCAGTTTGACCTCGTCATCAAGACCTTTAACCATGCACCAAAGCAGCTGGGCGCCGTTCCTGGAATAAACTCATATAATGTCCTCCTTCAGACATTGTGCCAAAAAAATGATCTTGAAACTGCACGCAATGTGATTGATGGAATGGCTGAGAAAGGAATTGCCCCAGATATCATCTCTTTCAATACTCTCTTGAGCGGCTACTTAAAAAATGGAGGAGATGATCGATTTGATGAAATTCTTGAGCAAATCTCGAGCGCGGGATTGGAGCCTAATGTTGTTACCTGCAATTGTAGGATATCCAAGTTCTGTCGAAATTCAGAGACGTTCAAGGCACAGGAGTTACTGGATGTGATGGTTTCCAAGGGTATCCACCCTAACTTGACAACTTTTAGTACCATAATTAGTGGATACTCGGCAGAAGGCAATGTAAATGCTGCATTGGAGGTGTTCAAGAGGATGAAGGTCATGAAGAGGACGAACAAGAGTGAGGGAGTGTCACCTAATGCATATATATATTGTGTCTTGGTTCGTGATTTGGTTCAGAAAGGGGAGTTTGGTGAAGCACTGGGTATCTGCCAAGAATGCTTGAATAATAAGTATGTGCTGCCATTTGAGGTTGTGAAAGCACTGATCGATGGTCTGGTGAAGGATTCAAGAATTGACGAAGCAAAAGATGTTGCGGCAAAAATGAGAATGATAGTGAAAGGCAGTGCCATCAATTCTTGGAATGAGCTTGAAGGTGAACTCTCTTTGTAG